One Apium graveolens cultivar Ventura unplaced genomic scaffold, ASM990537v1 ctg6863, whole genome shotgun sequence DNA window includes the following coding sequences:
- the LOC141703623 gene encoding F-box protein At3g07870-like: MDLLEELIAEIISRTPVRTIVSCKSVCKRWCNIVSEPFFSRLHLSISSKMLLLHQGDAEDVDDDNDGDLAVVELDDQHHQHDIHHEPMMRFSPGLALGDYVGLIGSVNGLICLEDSYDDSAYVCNPITQEYIRLQDSEYTRVSYLKGYYGFRLVESNQQYKIVRFYKGRFPSTEYDLGSEVYTLGTGMWRDLGHVPFHLNEHDRGHYVSGRLHWLAGELICVFDLDRELFRPMEAPPRAPGNTDHFSILGVHNHFRNLGVLKGCFCICDITLYSELFIWVKRDYGVEDSWSKKLIISPNPPLHEGINTDMVRLLKVLKDGNILMYCDQLQLFTYHPQHKTLRHHIFPEGEFLTFGAMTYVPGFISLERSFTLEGVKRWESPQVED; encoded by the coding sequence ATGGACTTACTAGAAGAATTGATTGCTGAAATTATATCAAGAACTCCTGTGAGGACAATAGTGTCATGCAAAAGCGTGTGCAAAAGATGGTGTAATATAGTTTCAGAACCATTTTTTTCGCGTCTGCATCTCTCTATATCATCTAAAATGCTTTTACTTCATCAAGGAGACGCCGAGGACGTAGATGATGACAATGATGGTGACCTTGCAGTGGTTGAACTAGATGACCAACATCACCAACATGATATTCATCACGAGCCTATGATGAGATTTTCCCCGGGACTTGCCTTGGGAGACTATGTGGGGTTAATTGGATCAGTTAATGGGTTAATATGCTTAGAAGATAGTTATGATGATTCAGCATATGTATGCAATCCAATTACACAAGAGTACATACGCCTTCAAGATTCCGAGTACACCAGAGTATCATATTTAAAGGGATATTATGGCTTTAGACTTGTTGAATCGAACCAACAGTACAAGATTGTACGTTTTTATAAGGGTAGATTTCCTTCAACTGAATATGACCTAGGGAGCGAGGTTTATACGCTTGGAACCGGCATGTGGAGAGATCTAGGACATGTCCCCTTCCATCTGAATGAACATGATAGGGGTCACTATGTCAGTGGCCGCCTCCATTGGTTAGCTGGTGAACTAATATGTGTTTTCGATTTGGATAGAGAATTATTTCGTCCAATGGAAGCTCCTCCACGGGCTCCTGGGAATACAGATCATTTTAGCATCTTGGGAGTCCATAATCATTTTAGGAACTTGGGAGTACTTAAAGGTTGCTTCTGTATATGTGATATAACACTATACTCTGAACTTTTTATTTGGGTGAAGAGAGATTATGGCGTGGAAGATAGTTGGAGTAAAAAACTCATCATCAGTCCTAATCCTCCGTTACATGAAGGTATAAATACCGACATGGTTCGGCTTCTTAAAGTTCTCAAAGATGGGAACATCTTAATGTATTGTGACCAACTTCAATTGTTCACTTATCATCCTCAACATAAAACATTGCGACATCATATTTTCCCGGAGGGTGAGTTTCTCACATTTGGTGCGATGACTTATGTCCCCGGTTTTATCAGTCTAGAGAGGAGTTTCACCTTGGAGGGTGTCAAAAGATGGGAGTCTCCTCAAGTAGAAGACTGA
- the LOC141703624 gene encoding F-box protein At3g07870-like gives MDLPEELIAEIISRTPVRTIVSCKSVCKRWCNIVSEPFFSRLHLSISSKMLLLHQGDAEDVDDDNDGDLAVVELDDQHHQHDIHHEPMMRFSPGLALGDYVGLIGSVNGLICLEDSYDDSAYVCNPITQEYIRLQDSEYTRVSYLKGYYGFGLVESNQQYKIVRFYKGRFPSTEYDLGSEVYTLGTGMWRDLGHVPFHLNEHDRGHYVSGRLHWLAGELICAFDLDRELFRPMEAPPRAPGNTDHFSILGVHNHFRNLGVLKGCLCICDITLYSELSIWVKRDYGVEDSWSKKLIITPNPPLHEGINTDMVRLLKVLKDGNILMYCDQLQLFTYHPQHKTLRHHIFPEGEFLTFGAMTYVPGFISLERSFTLEGVKRWESPQVED, from the coding sequence ATGGACTTACCAGAAGAATTGATTGCTGAAATTATATCAAGAACTCCTGTGAGGACAATAGTGTCATGCAAAAGCGTGTGCAAAAGATGGTGTAATATAGTTTCAGAACCATTTTTTTCGCGTCTGCATCTCTCTATATCATCTAAAATGCTTTTACTTCATCAAGGAGACGCCGAGGACGTAGATGATGACAATGATGGTGACCTTGCAGTGGTTGAACTAGATGACCAACATCACCAACATGATATTCATCACGAGCCTATGATGAGATTTTCCCCGGGACTTGCCTTGGGAGACTATGTGGGGTTAATTGGATCAGTTAATGGGTTAATATGCTTAGAAGATAGTTATGATGATTCAGCATATGTATGCAATCCAATTACACAAGAGTACATACGCCTTCAAGATTCCGAGTACACCAGAGTATCATATTTAAAGGGATATTATGGCTTTGGACTTGTTGAATCGAACCAACAGTACAAGATTGTACGTTTTTATAAGGGTAGATTTCCTTCAACTGAATATGACCTAGGGAGCGAGGTTTATACGCTTGGAACCGGCATGTGGAGAGATCTAGGACATGTCCCCTTCCATCTGAATGAACATGATAGGGGTCACTATGTCAGTGGCCGCCTCCATTGGTTAGCTGGTGAACTAATATGTGCTTTCGATTTGGATAGAGAATTATTTCGTCCAATGGAAGCTCCTCCACGGGCTCCTGGGAATACAGATCATTTTAGCATCTTGGGAGTCCATAATCATTTTAGGAACTTGGGAGTACTTAAAGGTTGCTTGTGTATATGTGATATAACACTATACTCTGAACTTTCTATTTGGGTGAAGAGAGATTATGGCGTGGAAGATAGTTGGAGTAAAAAACTCATCATCACTCCTAATCCTCCGTTACATGAAGGTATAAATACCGACATGGTTCGGCTTCTTAAAGTTCTCAAAGATGGGAACATCTTAATGTATTGTGACCAACTTCAATTGTTCACTTATCATCCTCAACATAAAACATTGCGACATCACATTTTCCCGGAGGGTGAGTTTCTCACATTTGGTGCGATGACTTATGTCCCCGGTTTTATCAGTCTAGAGAGGAGTTTCACCTTGGAGGGTGTCAAAAGATGGGAGTCTCCTCAAGTAGAAGACTGA